A region from the Paraburkholderia flagellata genome encodes:
- a CDS encoding site-specific integrase has translation MSSPGVTDSKQAGESRERNVALLMVIYGTGMMLTEVARLPVSAYLKGDGALLEKSRIAAEVAYNGKERPLWWSNTKVVNAIDKYLVYRVESGHGITTRKAAYRGLAPESPLFLTGDGKPYRLMMRTTSTGAVSYSCDSLSQLFRKLHSQAGIEGASAMSGRRTFAVRLHRLGFDLRHINELLGHETLTATKRLIDADPVRLGAIVAGVI, from the coding sequence ATTAGTAGTCCCGGGGTAACCGACTCAAAGCAAGCGGGCGAGAGCCGTGAGCGCAACGTCGCGTTACTCATGGTCATATACGGCACCGGCATGATGCTTACCGAGGTTGCACGCCTGCCGGTTTCGGCGTACCTCAAAGGTGACGGTGCTTTGCTAGAGAAGTCTAGGATCGCCGCAGAAGTTGCCTACAACGGCAAGGAGCGCCCGTTGTGGTGGTCTAATACCAAGGTGGTCAACGCAATCGACAAATACCTGGTCTATCGCGTGGAAAGCGGACACGGCATCACCACGCGTAAGGCGGCATATCGCGGGCTTGCTCCCGAGTCACCGCTATTTTTGACGGGCGATGGAAAGCCGTACCGCCTGATGATGCGCACGACCTCAACTGGAGCCGTCAGTTACTCCTGCGATTCCCTGAGTCAACTGTTCCGCAAGCTGCACTCTCAGGCAGGCATCGAGGGAGCCAGTGCAATGTCAGGACGCCGAACGTTTGCCGTCCGCCTGCATCGACTCGGTTTCGATCTTCGGCACATCAACGAACTACTTGGACACGAAACGCTGACGGCCACAAAGCGATTGATCGACGCCGATCCGGTTCGGCTAGGAGCGATTGTCGCGGGGGTAATTTGA
- a CDS encoding pentapeptide repeat-containing protein: MPTPLEEQKLELEGQKLKLEVEAGTERRELEKQKLELEIAALRRGHWTIATGICSIIMSLVVAGVTGYVSFQIGKFGERQHDSDSIAKLLQDLGSPSVATRAASVVGLRKYVMADDAVSSAQVATLLVTQLTSEEDQRVQRELNDVLTDAGPRVVGELIRSNRRAHEDFDVEARTIVASEIPSVSKYISGTAYSRGEAMKEDARSIYISLIEPVVRSVSQAYPLTEADRRIISRMPVIDDKTPTLVDLIRLTAAGKDRSYGLAQSTGQRTRPTPQELLQALARVKLQTRTLIATSSILGHIFDENRQDTMGPDLQSIVLFTFDISGRSLNNIDFRNAVLMGEARNAHLSHSGFQNADLSMLDVSSSDLSFANLESALLPTSIHDSELKGANWWWSSNVQDNPVGGCLSTSSLNAIYATRLPNNSWVEAGAEVDCRSGQDEGCFAPSGGFQAGNRPKPVDRFEVTFCPRVENLKAEGNLLEKSFPQQRNEDFTDPQPVPEPSPLVVPG, from the coding sequence ATGCCCACTCCGCTTGAGGAACAAAAACTGGAGCTAGAAGGCCAAAAGCTGAAGCTTGAAGTAGAGGCCGGCACCGAGCGAAGAGAACTTGAAAAGCAAAAGCTAGAACTCGAAATAGCAGCGCTTAGACGGGGGCACTGGACAATAGCCACAGGCATTTGTTCGATCATAATGTCTTTGGTAGTAGCGGGAGTTACCGGTTACGTCAGTTTTCAGATCGGTAAATTCGGCGAGCGACAGCACGATAGCGACAGCATCGCGAAGCTTCTCCAAGATCTCGGCTCCCCAAGCGTCGCAACACGAGCGGCATCAGTCGTCGGCCTCCGTAAGTACGTTATGGCAGACGATGCGGTGTCGTCGGCGCAAGTTGCGACGTTGTTGGTTACGCAACTTACTTCCGAAGAGGATCAGCGCGTACAGCGCGAATTGAATGACGTCCTTACCGATGCTGGCCCCCGTGTAGTCGGCGAACTAATTCGGTCGAATCGTCGAGCGCACGAAGACTTCGATGTAGAAGCGAGGACCATTGTGGCTTCTGAAATCCCGTCAGTATCGAAATACATCTCCGGTACTGCTTACTCGCGCGGCGAAGCGATGAAAGAGGACGCACGATCTATATACATTTCATTGATTGAGCCAGTCGTTCGGAGCGTCTCACAAGCTTACCCGCTGACCGAAGCGGACCGACGGATCATTTCCCGCATGCCGGTAATCGACGACAAGACACCCACGCTCGTCGACTTGATTAGGCTGACAGCCGCTGGCAAAGATCGAAGCTACGGGCTTGCCCAGTCGACCGGTCAACGAACGCGACCCACCCCACAAGAGCTTCTTCAGGCGCTAGCCCGCGTAAAACTACAAACTCGGACTCTTATTGCAACCAGTTCCATCTTGGGCCATATCTTTGACGAAAATCGCCAAGACACGATGGGTCCAGATCTCCAGTCGATCGTACTCTTCACATTTGATATAAGTGGGCGTTCTCTGAACAATATCGATTTTAGAAACGCCGTACTAATGGGCGAGGCAAGGAATGCGCACCTGAGTCACTCTGGCTTTCAAAATGCCGACCTTTCCATGCTTGACGTTTCGAGTTCTGATCTCTCGTTTGCTAACCTGGAGTCAGCTCTGCTTCCAACGTCGATTCACGATAGCGAACTGAAGGGCGCCAACTGGTGGTGGTCATCAAATGTTCAAGACAACCCGGTCGGAGGATGTCTTTCAACCTCAAGCTTGAATGCTATTTACGCCACTCGGCTGCCCAATAATTCTTGGGTCGAGGCTGGTGCAGAAGTAGATTGCCGTTCAGGACAGGATGAAGGTTGCTTTGCGCCGAGCGGAGGTTTTCAAGCGGGGAATCGGCCCAAGCCAGTGGATCGCTTCGAAGTTACTTTTTGCCCTAGAGTTGAAAACTTAAAGGCTGAAGGCAATTTGCTTGAAAAGTCATTTCCTCAACAGCGGAACGAAGATTTTACTGATCCTCAACCAGTTCCAGAACCCAGCCCATTAGTAGTCCCGGGGTAA
- a CDS encoding type II toxin-antitoxin system Phd/YefM family antitoxin: MRTIPFTDARANLKRVIDQVVDDVDVTLITRRDAPNAVVMSQEHYDSLMETVHLLRSPANVAHLERSIAQARAGKVKPRKLVDDSE; encoded by the coding sequence ATGCGTACCATCCCATTCACCGACGCTCGCGCCAATTTGAAGCGCGTCATCGACCAGGTTGTTGACGATGTGGACGTAACGCTCATTACCCGCCGCGACGCCCCCAATGCGGTTGTCATGTCCCAGGAACATTACGATAGCTTGATGGAAACGGTCCATCTGCTGCGCTCCCCGGCAAATGTAGCTCATCTGGAGCGCTCTATCGCGCAGGCACGAGCGGGCAAGGTAAAGCCCCGCAAGTTGGTTGATGACAGCGAATGA
- a CDS encoding Txe/YoeB family addiction module toxin, producing MSGALNIMWTAEAWDDYVYWQGQDKKTLKRINQLIKDMQRSPFEGIGKPESLKENLTGFWSRRIDETNRLVYEVASTQINIVSCRYHY from the coding sequence ATGAGCGGCGCGTTGAACATCATGTGGACTGCCGAGGCATGGGACGATTACGTCTACTGGCAGGGGCAGGACAAAAAGACGTTGAAGCGCATCAATCAACTCATCAAGGATATGCAGCGCTCCCCATTCGAAGGCATCGGCAAACCCGAGTCGCTGAAGGAAAACCTGACGGGTTTTTGGTCGCGCCGCATTGATGAAACGAATCGCTTGGTCTACGAAGTCGCGAGTACGCAAATCAATATCGTTTCGTGCCGCTACCACTACTGA
- a CDS encoding helix-turn-helix domain-containing protein — MTDVRFITVDGEGEFAIVPIALWNSLVAKAEGVAVAGPVEAVPTIPSRVRDDVLDGVHPLKAWRRHRRMTTAQLATAADVSASFVTLIETGKRSASPQVLDRLASALDAPVASLENRTARPENASRCKTCGRESNRC, encoded by the coding sequence ATGACCGACGTTCGATTTATTACTGTGGACGGCGAAGGGGAATTTGCGATTGTGCCAATCGCGCTATGGAACAGCCTCGTAGCTAAAGCTGAGGGTGTAGCTGTTGCAGGACCTGTAGAGGCAGTCCCGACGATCCCCTCGCGCGTGCGTGACGATGTTCTGGACGGCGTTCACCCGCTCAAGGCCTGGCGTCGGCACCGTCGTATGACGACGGCTCAACTGGCCACGGCCGCCGATGTGAGTGCCTCCTTCGTAACTTTGATCGAGACTGGCAAGCGGAGCGCGAGCCCGCAAGTGTTAGATCGCCTCGCGTCCGCACTTGACGCACCCGTTGCCTCCCTCGAGAACAGGACGGCGAGGCCCGAGAATGCGTCTCGCTGCAAAACGTGCGGACGCGAATCGAACAGATGCTGA